In Deltaproteobacteria bacterium, the genomic stretch CGGTTGGCTGCACGGGACGCTGCTGTGCAACGACGCCTGCGAGTTCGACGAGAGCCACTGTTCCAAGTGCGGTGACGGGCACGCCGACACCAACGAGGCCTGCGATGGCGACGACGTCCGCGGTGAGACCTGCGCGAGCCTTGGCTTCAACGTCGGCACGCTGTCGTGCCTCGCATCCTGCGAGCTCGAGCTCACCCACTGCAGCACGTGCGGCGATGGTGTCGTCAACGGCGACGAGACCTGCGAGGCCGGCGAGTTCGGCGGCGACTGCAAGTGCAGCGACACCTGTCAGCTGAGCGGCAGCGAGTGCGCACCGCCGTCGCTGGTGATCACCGAGTTCTTCCCCGCGCCGCTGGCCGACCCCGACGCCGCCGAGGGCCAGTGGTTCGAGCTATACAACCCCACGCGGGGCGATCGCGTGCTCACGGGGTGTGTCGTCAGCGGCGACATCGCGAGCGACAGCTTCGAGATCGACAGCTACGTGGTGATCCCCGAGGGCGGCTACGCGACCATCGGCAGCGGTAGCGCGCACGAGCTGGGCTTCGTGCCGGACTTCTTGATGCCCCAGACGGTGGATCTGCGCGCCGACGCCGACTCGATCACGATCGCGTGCCACGACGTCGTGCTCGACGCGGTGCAGTACCGCAGCGACGGCGCGTGGCCAGCGGCGCAGCCGGGCGTGGCCCGTGCGACCCGCAAGCTCGGCGCCGACGGCAACGACGAGGGGGATGCCTGGTGCCTGTCGAGCCACGTCTACGGGCTCGGCCAGACCGGCACCCCGGGCGCCCCGAACGACTGCCCGTAGCGCGACAGCGGAACTAGACGGGCACCATCGGCGCGTCGTCGCTACGACCCCATGCGCGCGCATCGATGGCTGCCCTGCTTCCTGCTTGCCTGTACACCCTCGGGCGGACGCGCGCAGGGCGACACGCACGCCGCGTCGGCTGGCGCGGACGCGACGTCCCGCGCGGACGCAGCAGTGCCTGGCACCGCGCCGCAGGACCCCGGAGATGCCCCGTCCACCGCACCACCGTCGGCGGACGCGGACGCGGGGGCGGACGCGATCGCCGACGCACCCGCCGAGACCCCACCGCCGACGCCCGAGCGTCGCCGCCGCGGCACGATCCACATGGCCTACCCCGATCCCGAGCGCGGTTGGACCGTCGACATCATCGACCTCGAGGCCGACGCGATGGGCCGCGCGCTCCAGGCCCAAGCCGCCGCCGGTGAGTCGGCGCCCGAGTTCCTCCCGGCCGACGCGGCCGTGATCCCCAAGGGCTGGCGGATCGGCGACACCTGGACCCTCGTGACCCGCGGCGGCGTGCTGCGTCGCAGCGTCAGCGGCTTCCGTGTCGAAGGCGGCGCCAGCGAGGGTCACTTCCTGGTCGTGCTCGGCGGCGCAAAGACCCCCGCGACGAGGCGGGTGGTGGCGATCCGCGGCGACGACGTGCCCGACACGCTGCGTTTCACCAAGCCCGCCAAGTCGGAGCTCTCGCTGCTCGGTGACGACCCGGTCGGCGCGGTGCGGGACGCCGTGCTCGCAGCGGTACCCCGTGACGCGCGCTCGTTGTTCCGCCGCGCCCGCATCGGCAAGCGCCACATCAGCGTGTACGCAGGCCGCTTCGGCAACGGCCGCACCCATGTGGTGATCCTGGATGCACCCCTGCCCGCGGGTGAGGACACGGATCTCTACCGCGCGTCGGCGATGTTGATGCGCCGCGAGGACGGCTCACTGGAGTACGTGACGCGCCCCGGCGTGGACGGTTGGCTGGCAGTCCGAGCCGTGCTCGACATCGACGGCGACGGCATCGACGAGGTCTTCTACGACGACGAGTACTACGAGGGCGCGTACGAGGCGATGCTGGGGTGGAGGAACGGCGAGCCCACGACCCGCCTGCTGTCCGGGGACGGCGCGTGAGCGCGGTCGCCTCCCTGCGCGCGATCGCGATCGCGGCGGGTGCTGATATGCTCGGTGCATGAGCTTGCCCCGCACCGGGTCGTTCGTCGTCGCGCTGGTGACCGCGTGTGCCGGCGGTGGCGAGCCCGGCGTCACGGGCGGCAGCATCGGCTCGATCTCCAACGGCGGATCCGAGGGCCCCGGTGACAGCGGCAGCGCGACCAACCCGGCCACCAGTGCGGACTCGGGCGGCGACGCCGAGGTCTCGAGCGGCGGCGCCGACTCGACCGGCGGCGAGCCGCCCGATCTCGCGGGCGGGACGTGGATGTTCGAGAACGTCTCGATGACGCCGATCATGGGCTTCCACCCGCGCCGCGCCCTCACCGTCGACGGCCGCGAGCTGGTCACCTGGGCCGAGACGGCGCCCGACGACATCGGGACGCTCAACATCATGGCCGCCAGTCACGACGGTGGCAGCTGGATCAGCGAGAGCCTCACGTCCTACGCCGGGGTCCAGAACACGTTCCCGTTCATGGTCTCGGCGCCGTTTCCGATCGTCGCGTGGTCGGGCCGCACCGCGGTCGACGACGATGACGACGTCTTCGTCTCGATCGCGAAGCTCGATGGTTGGACGCCACCGCGCAACCTGAGCGACGCGCTCGAGCCCGCCACCGAGGCGCGTGCCGATCAGCACCCCGCGTTGGTGGCCACCGACGACGGCGAGCTCGCGATCGCGTACATCTCGGCCGCGATCGACGGCTCGCAGCCCGATGCGACCCCCGAGGTGTTCGTCAGCGAGTTCCTGCTCGAGGACGCGCCGAGCAAGCGACTGCCGCTGGTCGACGCGGCGACCACGACGTGCACCGACATCGCCGGCGCCTCGGCGCCCACCGGCGTGTTCCACTTCGTACTCGTCTGTGTGAAGTCCAGCGCGAGCACGCTGCTGCAGGCCACCAACCGTAGCGGCGACTGGAAGACCAACGAGCTGTCGGGGCTCGGCACCGCCATCCTCTCGCCGTCGATGGCACGGGGGGTCGCCGGCGTG encodes the following:
- a CDS encoding lamin tail domain-containing protein; translated protein: MSSNDVSRAMCLALMYLCACTGDSIGADGGSDSSSGVPGSSGSDGRDDAVTVGATQGPGSNPQDEPTDTDASASSDASGSSSDGEQPLAVCGDGVVQHGEACDRSVGDVTCADLGWLHGTLLCNDACEFDESHCSKCGDGHADTNEACDGDDVRGETCASLGFNVGTLSCLASCELELTHCSTCGDGVVNGDETCEAGEFGGDCKCSDTCQLSGSECAPPSLVITEFFPAPLADPDAAEGQWFELYNPTRGDRVLTGCVVSGDIASDSFEIDSYVVIPEGGYATIGSGSAHELGFVPDFLMPQTVDLRADADSITIACHDVVLDAVQYRSDGAWPAAQPGVARATRKLGADGNDEGDAWCLSSHVYGLGQTGTPGAPNDCP